From one Amycolatopsis sp. FDAARGOS 1241 genomic stretch:
- a CDS encoding DUF6325 family protein codes for MTIGPVQLIVLGFPEPQFHGAIIDELERLRESDTVRVIDALAVHKDTDGEVEVVHLSNLTDDEARELGSKVGALIGLGIEGEEGLVAGAEAGAAAADDIQVFSDEDAWDVLEEIPNGSAAALLLLEHHWAVPLRDAIAAAGGFRISDGFISPLDLIGIGLLTAEEARELHAQETAAVGAS; via the coding sequence ATGACAATCGGACCAGTTCAGCTGATCGTATTGGGATTCCCGGAGCCGCAGTTCCACGGCGCCATCATCGACGAGCTGGAACGGCTGCGGGAGAGCGACACCGTCCGGGTCATCGACGCCCTCGCCGTCCACAAGGACACCGACGGCGAGGTCGAAGTGGTGCACCTGAGCAACCTCACCGACGACGAAGCCCGCGAACTCGGCAGCAAGGTCGGCGCGCTCATCGGGCTGGGCATCGAGGGGGAAGAGGGCCTCGTCGCCGGCGCCGAGGCCGGTGCCGCTGCAGCGGACGACATCCAGGTCTTCTCCGACGAAGACGCATGGGACGTGCTCGAGGAGATCCCCAACGGCTCGGCCGCCGCACTGCTGCTGCTGGAACACCACTGGGCCGTCCCGCTCCGCGACGCCATCGCGGCCGCCGGCGGCTTCCGCATCAGCGACGGCTTCATCAGCCCCCTCGACCTCATCGGCATCGGACTGCTGACCGCCGAGGAGGCCCGTGAGCTGCACGCCCAGGAAACCGCCGCCGTCGGCGCTTCCTGA